Proteins from a genomic interval of Fusarium oxysporum Fo47 chromosome I, complete sequence:
- a CDS encoding glycosyl hydrolase family 47-domain-containing protein — translation MSRRPRHWLFEPGGMMLLVWVQLLIWASLSWTAQAMRQDHLVRLRQQTVDMFYHGFGNYMKHAFPEDELRPLTCSPLTRDRENPAHIGLNDALGNYSLTLIDSLSTLAILAGGPEDASGTGSKALSDFQDGIADFVRYYGDGRPGVSGQGIRAIGFDLDSKVQVFETVIRGLGGLLSAHLFAIGELPINGYTVQPAWATQADDPLELAPITWPNGFKYDGQLLRLALDLGQRLLPAFYTDTGIPYPRVNLRHGIPFYTNSPLFRHMEGKPETASGEITETCSAGAGSLTLEFTVLSRLSGDVRFEQAAKRAFWAVWGRRSEIGLVGNGLDAEGGQWIGPHAGIGAGMDSFFEYALKSHILLSGHGMPNKSTTSRQSSTEWLDPNVLHPPLPTELQTSEAFLDAWHQAHASVKRYLYTDRSHYPYYSNNHRTTGQPYTMWIDSLGAFYPGLLAMAGEVDEAVEANLVYTALWTRYAALPERWSVRENTVDQGLGWWPGRPEFIESTYYIYRATQDPWYLHVGEMVLKDIERRCRAPCGWAGLQDVRTGELSDRMESFFLGETTKYMYLLFDPDHALNKVDAAFVFSTEGHPLIIPKRSRQKPTRRHSLSKRVVSKNDTIDESFTHSCPVPTVPGLSGSATAARPDLFSVALFVDLHNTPNVHGPLEAVEVFDRKKGHVTRYRAKTNHTMFPWTLPPTMLPHDGVCAAPVERVMTWIEFPPGDTASSLVSRFGTSLVWYSHNGPTVRNLDGMRLQLEQQKGGKVADRSWRITHAASRELGRHENVFFHAEHVRSYKDDAFTCIRRKDIVEIDLLLDTPEKSNASAPAPAQGVNVSSEILPSHAALPSESLLKSLLRAVSSVFEPAYTDLPETEMDGPGPTILRWTAYTSTGPGAFPLPPIIDTPMVGSPSYNSRKPVANFPWKTVFLGGEACGAPLPESSSRQHQIIVIRRGGCSFSEKLERIPSFPASPHTLQLVIVIDEGDDSGEGPDEIVRPLLTTAQVTPRGMGRLNGVPLVLMRGAKGDYERFGEAKGVGMRRKYVVESQGMLIENAIVL, via the exons ATGTCTCGGAGGCCTAGGCATTGGCTATTTGAGCCAGGAGGCATGATGTTATTGGTGTGGGTGCAGCTCTTGATCTGGGCCTCACTATCATGGACGGCTCAAGCAATGCGGCAGGACCACCTTGTGCGGTTGCGCCAACAAACAGTCGATATGTTCTATCATGGCTTTGGCAATTACATGAAACATGCATTTcctgaggatgag CTTCGACCTTTGACGTGCTCGCCCCTGACCCGAGATCGAGAAAATCCCGCCCATATCGGACTGAACGATGCCCTAGGAAATTACTCCCTTACTCTCATTGATAGTCTATCGACACTTGCGATCCTCGCCGGAGGACCCGAAGATGCGTCAGGGACAGGGTCGAAAGCTCTGAGCGATTTCCAAGATGGAATAGCGGATTTTGTGCGATACTATGGTGATGGACGACCAGGTGTTTCGGGCCAGGGCATTCGAGCGATTGGATTTGACCTCGACAGCAAGGTTCAGGTTTTTGAGACCGTAATACGTGGATTGGGTGGCCTTCTCAGTGCGCATCTTTTTGCCATAGGAGAGCTGCCTATCAACGGGTATACTGTGCAGCCAGCCTGGGCGACTCAGGCGGACGACCCCCTTGAACTGGCACCTATAACCTGGCCGAATGGTTTCAAATACGATGGTCAACTTTTAAGGCTGGCCCTCGATCTTGGACAAAGGCTTCTCCCAGCATTTTACACAGACACCGGCATTCCATATCCTCGGGTCAATCTTCGACATGGGATTCCTTTCTATACAAACTCGCCCCTCTTTCGTCACATGGAGGGCAAACCTGAGACTGCTTCAGGGGAGATCACCGAGACTTGCAGTGCCGGCGCTGGAAGTCTTACCCTAGAGTTCACAGTTCTCAGTCGTTTATCAGGAGACGTTCGATTCGAGCAAGCGGCCAAGAGGGCTTTCTGGGCAGTCTGGGGACGAAGGAGTGAAATTGGACTCGTCGGTAACGGCCTGGACGCAGAGGGTGGGCAGTGGATAGGGCCACACGCCGGGATTGGTGCTGGTATGGATAGCTTCTTCGAATATGCTTTGAAGAGCCATATCCTGCTTTCAGGACACGGCATGCCCAACAAGTCGACCACTAGTCGACAGAGCAGCACTGAGTGGCTCGACCCCAACGTCCTCCACCCTCCTCTGCCTACCGAGCTACAGACCTCTGAGGCGTTCTTGGATGCATGGCATCAGGCACACGCCTCTGTCAAGCGATATTTGTACACCGACAGAAGTCATTATCCATACTACTCGAATAATCATCGCACAACTGGGCAACCATATACTATGTGGATTGATAGCTTGGGTGCCTTCTACCCGGGTCTGTTAGCTATGGCTGGCGAGGTCGATGAAGCCGTAGAGGCAAATCTTGTTTATACTGCTCTCTGGACGCGTTATGCTGCTTTGCCTGAGCGGTGGTCTGTCCGCGAAAACACTGTTGATCAGGGGCTCGGTTGGTGGCCAGGCCGTCCCGAGTTCATAGAGTCAacatattatatataccGTGCCACACAAGACCCATGGTACTTGCATGTCGGAGAAATGGTTCTTAAAGACATTGAGCGACGATGTCGTGCTCCATGTGGATGGGCTGGTCTTCAAGACGTGAGAACAGGAGAGCTCTCTGACCGCATGGAGAGCTTCTTCCTTGGCGAAACAACAAAGTACATGTACCTCCTCTTCGACCCAGACCATGCTCTCAACAAGGTTGATGCTGCGTTTGTCTTTTCTACGGAGGGTCACCCCCTTATTATCCCCAAGCGCAGCCGTCAGAAGCCGACTCGACGACATTCGTTATCGAAACGTGTCGTATCCAAGAACGACACAATTGATGAGAGCTTCACGCACTCATGTCCGGTACCTACAGTTCCAGGTCTTTCCGGGTCAGCTACGGCTGCTCGTCCTGACCTTTTCAGTGTCGCACTATTCGTGGACTTGCACAATACTCCCAATGTTCATGGACCCCTTGAAGCCGTAGAAGTCTTCGATCGGAAGAAAGGGCATGTGACGAGATATAGAGCTAAAACCAATCACACAATGTTTCCATGGACGTTACCGCCAACAATGCTACCGCATGACGGCGTATGCGCCGCGCCCGTTGAGCGCGTCATGACATGGATAGAGTTTCCACCCGGTGACACGGCAAGCTCGCTTGTGTCTCGTTTCGGGACGTCTCTCGTGTGGTACAGCCACAACGGACCAACGGTCCGCAACCTTGATGGCATGCGGCTTCAATTGGAACAGCAGAAGGGCGGTAAGGTTGCAGATCGATCCTGGAGAATTACACACGCAGCAAGTAGAGAGCTTGGTCGTCACGAGAATGTCTTCTTTCATGCAGAGCATGTGAGATCTTACAAAGACGATGCATTTACTTGTATTCGACGAAAGGACATCGTTGAGATTGACCTTCTCCTCGATACACCAGAGAAGTCGAATGCCAGTGCTCCAGCACCCGCCCAGGGCGTCAACGTATCCAGTGAGATTCTTCCGAGTCATGCGGCTCTTCCTTCGGAATCGCTCCTCAAGTCGCTTCTCCGTGCCGTGAGCTCCGTCTTTGAACCCGCATATACCGATCTCCCGGAGACGGAGATGGATGGTCCCGGCCCCACTATACTCCGTTGGACGGCCTACACATCTACCGGCCCCGGCGCTTTTCCTCTGCCGCCCATTATCGATACACCGATGGTCGGTTCACCCAGCTACAACTCCCGCAAGCCCGTCGCCAACTTTCCTTGGAAAACCGtcttcctcggtggtgaagCATGTGGTGCCCCCTTGCCCGAGTCATCGTCTCGCCAACATCAAATAATTGTCATTCGTCGCGGCGGCTGCTCATTCAGCGAAAAGTTAGAGCGCATACCTAGCTTTCCGGCCTCGCCACACACACTACAACTTGTGATTGTCATTGACGAGGGTGATGATTCAGGAGAAGGCCCTGATGAGATTGTTCGCCCTCTGCTGACCACGGCGCAAGTGACACCCCGAGGCATGGGGC